The nucleotide sequence CCTGCTGCTGGTCGTGTGCGTTGTCGATGATGCTGCCCATGGGAGGCTCCTATCTGGGGGGAGGGCCGGCCGGAGCCGGCGGTGTGAAACGGTGGTGCGCCGGGCTAGATGCCGAGTGCCTTGCGCTGGGCTTCGAGCATGTCAACGCCGTTGACCTTCTCGACGAAGTTGAGGAGGTCGATTTCGATGATTTCTTCGCCGTCGATCACCAGCTTGAAGTAGCTGCAGGTGGTGGTGATGGTGTGCTCGGTGTCTTCACCCGGGGCTGACTCGCCCATGTCGATGGTTTCGTGGCGGCCGCGGAAGACCATTTCGACGGCGGTGGTGACGCCGGTGTCATCCTGCTGGTAGGCGCCGGCGAAGCGCAGCATCACGCCATCCGCTTTCACCGCGCCCCATTGGCGCAGGGCGATCAGATCCAGGCCGCCAAGGGTCCACTCGAACTGGATGCCGTCGTCGCTGATGCCGAGGTCGACCTTGACCGGGCCGTTCATGCCGCCGCCGCGGTAGCCTTCCATCTTGCGGGCCAGGGGCGGTGGCGTGCAGGACTTGGCGACGCCGAGGTAGCTATTGCCCTCGTTGAAGAGGTTCATGTTTTTCAGTTTGCGAGGCATGGCCATGGCGGCGCTCTCCTACGACGCGGCCGGGGCCGCGCGGACAATTGGGGTCAGGCGTTGACCTGGGCGGCGAAGTTCATCAGGTAGCGGTCGGTGATGCGCTGGCGGAAGGTGAGGTCTTCCAGCGGCGGCACGGGTGTGTAGTCGTAGTCGATGAACAGCTTGCCGGCCTTGAGGGTGGTGGCGTCGTTGGCGGTTTCGTCGTACCAGCACTCGCCGTCGATGATGTAGCCGGCCGACTTGAGCTCGCGGAACTTGGCGTTGATGCCGTTGATGATGTCTTTCACCAGGGACGGGTGCAGAGGCTTGTCTACGGCCCAGAAGTGGGCCTCGGCCATGGTGTCGGCCAGCACCTGGGCGGTGCGGGTGTAGTTCTCGAAGGCGAAGAGCGGGTCTTCACTGCAGGTGCGCGAGCCCCAGAAGCGGTAGCCGGCCTCGTTGATGAGGGTGGTGACCTCATTGCCGTTGAGGTAGTTGGAGTCGGTGGCCGGGTTCTGCAGGTCAAACCACACGTCCGCGCTGATGCCGGTGACGCCGTTGACGGCGACGTTGGAGAGGGTCTTGTGCCAGCCGATTTCTTTGTCGAGCTTGGCGCGCAGGCCGAGGGCGATGGCCACGGCGGGGGCGACGACGGTGGCGCTGGTGGCGGTATCCCACTTCTGGAAGTTGGGCCAGATGACCATGACTTCACGGGCGCCGAAGCCTTCGCGGTAGGCGACGGCCTCTTCCTTGGTTTTGCAGCCGTGGGCGCTGACGTAGGCGAAGGCGCGCAGGTCCTGGGCGATCGATACCAGGGCAGTGGCCACCGGCAGGCTGTCCAGCCCCGGTACACCGAGGATGCGCGGCACCATGCCGAGCTGGCCCTTTGCGGCGAGTAGGGCCTTCATGCCGGTGTACTTGCCGTCTGCGGTGGTGGTGCCGATCAGCTTGGAGACGAGGTCTGCCTCTTTGGCCGCTGCATCGGCGCCGACGCCATCCGCCACGCGAACCACGATGACGAAGGGCTTGGTCTGGTCTGCGATGGCTTGCAGGCTGGCGCGCAGCGTGCCGAGCAGGCCGGCCTTGCCGATGGCGGTTTGCACGTTGGTGATGAGCACCGGGGTGTCGAGAGGGAAGGTGGCAGCATCGGCATCGGAGGCAGTGGCAACCAGGCCGATGACGGCGGTGGATACGGTGCGAATAGGGCGGGTGCCTTCGCTGATTTCGATGACGCGGACGCCGTGTAGATAGTCGGCCATGGGTGTGCCTGCGCGAATGTGGATGACAGTGCACAGGCTGCCGCGCGCGCGCCGACGGGGCGAGCGGTGGACGGTGTAGCGGCAGGCGCTACAGGGCGCGGGCAAAAAAATGCCCCGCTCACGCGAGGCAAATCCCTCCCCAGGGAACCGGTCAGGTGGTGGCGTTGCCCACGCCGGAGACAGCGGCCTCGATCGAGGCGATGGCTTCGGCGGCGATGTCGCGGGCGGCTTCGGCGTTGCCCAGGGCCATCTGGGTGCGTACCAGCTCCTTGGCCTGCAGGCGGGTTTCGCGCAGCAGGTAGAGGGCCTCGGTGTAGGCGGCAGCCTCGGCCAGGATGCTGGCCGCTGCCTGCTGCGGCGTGCGGCCGTTGATGGCCCAGGCAGCGACGGTGCGCGGCACCTCGCCCTGGTAGCCGGCTGCGGCGAAGCCTTCGGCCTCGATGCGGGCGCGGTCGTATTCCACGGCGCGCAGTGGGTCGCCGGCGACGAGGGAGCGGGCTGCGTCGGCGGCTGCGTCGATGGCGGCGCAGAGCGTGGCTGCACTGGTTACGGGATCTACCAGCACAGGCAGCCCCTCGGGGTTGTGGCTGAGTACTTTGCCGGGTGCCGGGTTGGCGAAGACGGTGTTGTAGACCTCTTGCGAAATTTCTACCGCGTCCGCCGGTATGGCAGCGCCATGGATGGCGTGGCTGTAGATGCCACCGGTTTGTCTTGAATAGAGCATTGCTGCCTCCTTAACGGCCTAGGGCGATGTAACGCATGACGGCGCTGTTGCTGCTGGCAGCTGCGACCAGGGTGAAGCCCGCGTTCGTTGATGTGGTGGTGGAGGTGTACTGCCCCGAAGACACGCCTGTGGAGACGTGCTGGTTGATGACCATGTGCAGGTGCAGGACCTCCGTGGGGAACGTCAGGGGGTAGGTGACCGTGCCGTTGGAGTTGTTGCCCCACTGCAGGATGAGCGCGCCCAGCCACGACGGAAACGCGATGTAGCCGTTGGCAGCGAGGCTGATGGCGAAGCCGGCCCGGAGCTTTT is from Pseudomonas sp. PDM14 and encodes:
- a CDS encoding phage major tail tube protein, which encodes MAMPRKLKNMNLFNEGNSYLGVAKSCTPPPLARKMEGYRGGGMNGPVKVDLGISDDGIQFEWTLGGLDLIALRQWGAVKADGVMLRFAGAYQQDDTGVTTAVEMVFRGRHETIDMGESAPGEDTEHTITTTCSYFKLVIDGEEIIEIDLLNFVEKVNGVDMLEAQRKALGI
- a CDS encoding phage tail protein produces the protein MLYSRQTGGIYSHAIHGAAIPADAVEISQEVYNTVFANPAPGKVLSHNPEGLPVLVDPVTSAATLCAAIDAAADAARSLVAGDPLRAVEYDRARIEAEGFAAAGYQGEVPRTVAAWAINGRTPQQAAASILAEAAAYTEALYLLRETRLQAKELVRTQMALGNAEAARDIAAEAIASIEAAVSGVGNATT
- a CDS encoding phage tail sheath protein, coding for MADYLHGVRVIEISEGTRPIRTVSTAVIGLVATASDADAATFPLDTPVLITNVQTAIGKAGLLGTLRASLQAIADQTKPFVIVVRVADGVGADAAAKEADLVSKLIGTTTADGKYTGMKALLAAKGQLGMVPRILGVPGLDSLPVATALVSIAQDLRAFAYVSAHGCKTKEEAVAYREGFGAREVMVIWPNFQKWDTATSATVVAPAVAIALGLRAKLDKEIGWHKTLSNVAVNGVTGISADVWFDLQNPATDSNYLNGNEVTTLINEAGYRFWGSRTCSEDPLFAFENYTRTAQVLADTMAEAHFWAVDKPLHPSLVKDIINGINAKFRELKSAGYIIDGECWYDETANDATTLKAGKLFIDYDYTPVPPLEDLTFRQRITDRYLMNFAAQVNA